The genomic stretch TGATTCTTACGGCTACCTTCTTTAATAACGTCCCATTGCTTCAATAGTGTCAAACAAATGTTCTCCAGACTCAAATAACCTGTGACACTACTGACTAATGCAGATTTATTTAGACATGAATTCGTCTTCATAGATGATTATTATAGCTGAAGTTTGGGAGACATTGAAACTGACAGCAGACCAAGAGATGGATCCACATTCCTGACTTGTTTCTGATCTCACAGGACAGGACTCTTCCTGGAGCCCCTGAGAGTGGACGTCAACCGAACCACACAAAGCCAGTAGTAGCATCACACAAGCAGTCATGATGTGAGGAAGCTCCAGCACCACAGCAGTCCACTCAACACACTGAACCGCCTTCAGCTCCACACTTTACACACGTGGACTGATCTCATGTTCAATTcagtcaaataaaaacaaaaactcaagACATGTAAAATGATCCTGTGATCTGTCTCATACTGACATTGGTTAATATGAATCTTCTTCAATAGTAAATCAGTTGAAGGTTACATTCAATGTGTACCAAGTAGGATGTAGGTTCATCTACAGTATTATTGAGTTATTAATTCCCATATTGATAGTGTTTTATCTTCTGTTTGACTGACCGACATGTGACTTTTGCACATGCTTATCATTTCGTTGTTCACAGTTCAAGTATCAGCTATAAAAACCTTTTAGTATTTGCATTCCTGCCACCCTTTTCTTTTCATCTGACTGAGGCGTTTTGTTATGTAATATCagcttttattctattttcagTAACAAAAGCTTTGATTCCCATCTTCTCTATTGAACTCATGATAATGGTGTATGTTAATATGAATAGCAGGGGTCAAACTGTGATAGAGTGAGAGGAGGATTAGCAGTAACAAACAGGTGGTTCACAACCAGTTTGGCTTGGCTCTAGTTGGTGCTCCttgtcatgtttcagatgtctaTCAGTTGTTAGCCGTTTAATAGAGATTTTCCCTCTTAAGTTCTCAGATGGTTTCTTTTAAATAACAGTTTGAGGCCCAGAGAGGACAAATCATCCAATTTTTGCATACATAAGCAAGGATTATAGAAAAATCTGTGtacaattatgactttaattttgAATTCAAACTTTTTTATAGAGAATTATGCCTTTTTAAGTcagttttaagtttttttttaaagtcaaaagTGTGAGTTTTTACTGCAAAATTGTGAGAAAATGTGACAATTGGGActatttaaaacaaaatcatCAGATACTATGTCAAAATTTAGACTTGCATTGATCTAGTTGCATGAATCAACAGGCGGGGACCATTGTCTGGGACTTGCAATTTCAAATATGAACACAGCATCTCAAATAAATTGACTTaactaaattatttaatttaaataccTATTTGAGGCCCAAAGAGGTCAAATTATCCGATATTGCACAAAAAATTCAAAGATTTGAGAAAAATCCGAAATCCGAATACAAAGTAGAACTTCGTCTTTCGTCTCCCATTAATCACCTCACATTTATGTTGTTCCGAGAATGAAATCGCAGCAGATTAGAGGGGTGTGGCTTACCTCATCAAAATAACACATCATCCCCTTTCAGACATTTGGAATActtaaataacttttatttattaaagctCTGATCAACATCCTTGACCTCTGGCAAACCAAGTTATTACACCTTAGTGACAGAGCCAGAACAGTGCTAGAAGTAATCACCACAGTGAACCTAACAATAGTAACTGATCTGTCATGTATGTACTCTCACACCAATTATACAATAACAACATCTGCATAATTAGatcaaatcaaaaataaaaaaagcttcACATGCAATTCCAAACACGTTGTGGTTATTTATGCTTTGTTGTTTTAGAATTACAGTATCAACGTTGCAGTAACTAGCAGCAAATCTAGATCTTGACCTCATTCAGAAGCGTTAATACTTCACTTCAGTAGTGTCCATTAAAGTATATTCAATGAACTTCACTTTGTCTATACGACAGGCATATAGGGATCTGTTTTAGTGTTGTGATTGAGAGTAAAAAAATAGCCCTTTTTGAGTTGAAAAATCGACTTTTGAATTATTTACACTTCACAACAATTCAGACACACTTGTTGAACGTGACTTGTTCTTTCTCTCAAAATAAAGcactcaaatatatatattctataaacCTGAGTGAAAACAAACATCGTCACTATATGGATGGGAATTCATCAAAACAATCTTAAAACTGCTGCAGAGTTGACAATCTGAGCTACATTTCTGACAGCAGGTTCCGGTTGGATGGATCTATTTGTCCACAGTGAAGGACTGCAGTCCTGTGATGGCTCTGCCCAGGATCAGGGCGTGGATGTCATGGGTacctggaggaggaggcaaCCCAGCATGAACACATGGTATGCATGACTATCGGATTTATATACAATCTCATGTGGAACTAAAGTACATTGCAAATTGTTTCGCCCTCACCTTCGTATGTGTTGACAGCCTCCAGGTTCATGACGTGGCGGATGATGTGGTACTCGTCTGAGATGCCGTTTCCTCCCAGCATGTCTCTGGCCTGCCTGGCGATATCGAGGGCTTTACCGCAGCTGTTCCTCTTCAGCATGGAGATCATGTCTGGGGCGGCTCTGTTAAAGAAAACACCACATTTCTTTTGCGTTAGTTTGGcaagggatggcaatgtcgaGGAGACAAAGAGGAAAGATGTCACGCGTCAttaacgcgtcatatctttggggtacaacaacatgcgcagtaaaatctgatctgcactcgccaaaattgagctaatggcaacgcacgaccgcagctccagttacactgtgaatgtgttataccccatagcTCAAGACCGTGTCcaagcctctttcaataggccttggttcagcattttggccgtcaccatcttggtttttggccgagCTAAGCacaagaagacttgaaactagcgattgagaccataaactcatgtttacgatgtttactgaggtaataaatcaagtgagaagtagggtcattttctcatagacttctatacaatcagacttatttttttgcaaccagaggagtcgccccctgctggctgttagaaagaatgcaagtttaaggcacttcagcattggcttcacttttgagaaccagaggttgcccactggtccaAACTAGAATATTTTAACAAATATAGAAAGGCAATTCCATTCCATTTGGAAGAGACATTCATGTTTCTCTCAGGATGAATTTTATTAACCGTGGTGATCCCTTAACTCTTCATCCAGGGCCATCATCACGtcaaattttaaatattttccaatTCTAgctttatgaccaaatacctgcaaaactgacAATCCCATCCGCCTCAGATGTACTTTGTGTTTGGTTGTATCTTTGTTCTGTGTGCCATAAATGAAACTACACAGCCAGCCACCAGAATGAGACACAGTAGCCTACAGTATCGAACAGTTTCATGACACTGTTGAGAACCAAAGGAGAAAATACCTCATCCTTTTCTACCTGACAGAAAGAGGTCAGAGTGACTGTGTGgtttgatggatggatggatgggccCCTCAGGAAACACTAGTGCCATTAATGGACATTAGTACTATGTCACATCCATCTAATACACTTCACTTAGAGGATAAAGTTGTCTTTACCTTTTAGCATCGATTAGTCTTCCCAGCTGCAGACAGGACTGCAGGCCGATGGTGATCTCTGTCAGCATGTCGGCCATTTTCTTCTGCATCAGCTGATTTCTTGCTAGTGGTACGCCAAACTGGATTCTGGTAtagaaaaaacaacagtgtTATACTcatcaataaataatcaaaGTAACTCGTTCTGTCCAAACTGAACTATTCATGTCATTTTGACCAAATTACACAGACAATTGGGACGTCTGACCTGTCCAGTGTGTACTGTCGAGCTGCATGGAAACAGAACTCTGCAGCGCCCAGAGCGCCCCATGCAATACCGTAACGAGCGTTGTTCAAGCAGCCAAAAGGACCCTGGAAGCAGCAGAAGGTGTGTGATGAGCGATTACCGCTGTGTGTTTAAATTGTGAAACACTGAGCCACACTGTGTCATTTCACTTGAAGCTAAATACCTATTAGAAACTGCACAATAACAAAGTCTGcgagtcacaaactttattCAATGTAACAGAACAATGGTTGTACAGTTATTTACGTATCTTCCATTACTTCATCTAGAATGTTCATGGTTTCACTCCACTCACCTTGAGGCCGGAGACATTGGGCAGCAGGTTCTCCTCAGGAACCTCCACCTCGTCCATGACGATCATACCGGTGGCCGAGGCTCTCAGGGAGAACTTCCCCTCAATCTTTGGTGTCGAGAGGCCCTTCATGCCACGCTCCAAGATGAAGCCGCGGATATTCCCATCATCACATTTGGCCCAGACTACAGCAATATCTGCCTCTGGGGAGTTGGTGATCCTGAGGGTGGAAGCAAAGGGAATGTTAGGGAGATGCACAGGTAGGTGTCATTTTACTATAAAGAGTAAACAGCATAGATCTGAACTATGCAGTATGATGGTGGGTACTTTACTGGTGTACTGTTATCTTGTAATATTTCTTTTGCCTTGGACCTACTGCATAATAATCGTATTTCCTTGTGTGAAGTTatgtaattgataaaaaaaaaaaatacactagTAAACCCTCGGAAAAAAGCCAAAGTCTTTGTGAGTTTCATGCAATACTTTAAGTGTGAAGAGCTCCACCATGTGGACAACTAATGTCACatgccaaaacaaaaacctttATCTTGAAAACAGAAATACTAccccaaaaatgtaaaacaagaaATTGGATgacgaggggaaaaaaacaatccaTAACTAAcgaactaactaactaacaaactaactaactaactatctaACTAACTATCTAACTAAGGTCACTAAAAGAAAACATTGGTCTGTGTTTGCTGTGTACCATGCAGTTTACTGAGAATTCATTCAAAATAATTGTATGTAAACATACCTGACATTAACATCAGATACTTTATGCAACATGTCATAATTTTTCAAGTGATTACAGACATACTGGTACTTCATTCAACTATTAAAATCAACTCTCACTGTTAATCTTCCCCATCAGACACATCACACTGTTTTCTCTATTTTTGATAGTGCTGCTTGACGCTGCCTTGAAATagtatagagctgcaacaattaatcgattagctgtcAACTTTTAAATTAATCGTAAAGCTATTTTGATAAATCGATAAATCGCTttgagtcatttaaaaaaaaaaaaaaaaagtcaaaattctctgattccagcttcttttttttctggtttctttactcctctatgacagtaaactgcatatctttgagttgtggacaaaacaagacatttgaggacgtcttcttgggctttgagaaacactgatcgacatttttcattGCAGCCCTAAAATAGTCTTCCTGGGCTAAAAAGTAacagggcacacacacatatgtctGATCTTGCAGTAATGTGTAATAAATAGCCTGATTTATAATCCTACATATCTTTCCTAAAAGGTTTAAAAATATACACTTGGGTGTTAATATACTTAAGTGTCTGTAGTGGGTTAACAGACAAACCAGGGTAAAAATACCACACTCTTTTATATTGTCTCCTTCTATCAGAGAGCTAATTAGGGCAAAAAGGACATTGAATTCCACAAAGGTGTATCCTCCAATGAGATGCTATTTGCGGATTCACAGCTAAAGAAAACatctcttattttattttaattatatatcctCTACTTACCAGGTCTTTGAGCCAGTGAGAGAGTAGGTACGACTGGATTGATTGTACTTTGCTCTGGTTTCCATGCCGCTCGGGTCACTACCATGGTTCGGCTCCGTCAAGCCAAAGCAGCCCAGGATCTCTCCCCGAGCTGGGAGTAAACCAAGAGCTCAGTCACTCATCCCTGGGTTATCATGATTAATGCATTGATTGAACTGACTGATTTCTCCTTCTTACCCAGCTTGGGGAGATACTTCTGTTTCTGCTCCTCTGTGCCATAGGCATTAATGGGGTGCATGACCAGCGACGACTGCACGCTCATGACTGAGCGGTAGCCGCTGTCCACTCTCTCTACTTCTCTGGCGATCAAACCGTAGGCCACATAGCTCGTCCCAGCACAGCCATAACCTTTATATCAAACACAGGAAGAGGAGTTATTGTCAGTGTTATTAAAAATAGATTTGTGAAGTATCAGAAGGAATTAAAGTTAGGAAATACAGTACAATCTAATGGGCTAAAACCTTTTTGTCATGGACAGACTCACTAAAAAGATttctcaaaaacaaacaaaacacacaggtcCAGCGTACACATGGCCAAAGTCCATTTCTGACAgtcatttatgtgttttataaTAGTAGTCTAGTGAAACATTTATAGTTCACAATAAAATGCTACAATAAACACACATCTATGGTCCATTCTGTTGAAGTGCCTGTCAAATCAAGTAGACTCACCTTTGATGGTTGGGCCCAGGACACCCATCTCTCCCATCTCGGACACAATTTCTCTGTGGAACACTGGAAAAAAATGACACAAGTATCGGTCACATTAAGTTTTAGAGGAGTTTCATTCCTTTATTTCTACTAAGAGTATGTCAACAAAGTGGTAATATCGCAGTACACATTACATAATATAAAGATCTGTTGTTCAGCATAAACACTAATAGACACTTAAAATGGACATTATGCGTGAAGGCAACATAGGGACTTATTAAAGCTAAATGAAAAATCAAGTACCCGATCCcagataagcggttgaagatggatggatggaaaaatcAAGTAATGAATTAAGGACTCTGGCTCGCGCAcgtaaaaaaaatcaagatgagTCCCTCACCTTCGTTTCTGTTTGCCATGAGGATGCGAGGCATGAGTTTCTCTTGGCAGTAGGTCCTGAAGGAGTCTCTGATCATGATCTCCTCCTCCGTCAGCTGGCCCTCCAGGTTCAGGGCATCACGCCAGTCAAACTGGACCTTCGCTGTCAGACATTTAGAGGAAGAGCAATTCAAAAACCTTAAAACTCTGGTTCAAAATATGTTCTGGTGAGAGCCTCGAATCCAAAACATAAGCTCTGACATAAGGAGCTATTAACACTTACGTGCTTTAGACTTCTGCTCAGTCTTCTCTGCATCTGTGGAAAATTCAAACCAGaaaaatgattaatattatATGTGAGCCATCCCTTTAAAACAGTGTTATCTCTGTGGCTGGAATGATGTCATAGTAGTTACCTCTTCTGGCAGGTGCTGCAGTTGCCTGTGCTCTGGAAGCTGAGATGAAGGCACATCTGTGAGGGTTGACCAAGAGACGGCACACAGCGCCTCTCAATGCCATGATGAAGATAAGTCTATAAAATACACACTTtttaacatttacattcacattcattaAACTGGCAACAGTCAACCATGTAGCTTGCAGTGAAAGTAATGGCAGTAACTTTAAAAACTGTCTTCCTAAACTGAGAATTAAGAGCATCAAGAGTTGAATTGCTGATGCCATCAGATGAATTTAGTCTATTATTAACCCTGAATCAGTGTTTGGCTGCGTGGCTCGTACACGTTTTATACATACAAATGAGTTTGACACGAATGCAGGGCTTAAGTTACAGCTGGGGATGAGAAATGTTAAGATAAGGTAAGAtatgcagtggggaaatttgcagtgtacagcagcaaaggggatagtgcaaaaaacaagatgcatcagctaacacagtaaaaaaagagctaaacaaagtgtaacacaatatgaaccatttaaataggaagtataaaaataggagcagtatatacagtattgacaataaacagactattaacaaaattgcacaagtggaaaacgATATTGCActgtgagaatgaatgaatgaatgaatgaatgaaattccacctgaaaatatagggttattgtcagtttttggtgtgtaagtgtaagtggtctacagggagcagtgttggttgtggagtctgacagctgcaggaaggaaggacctgcgatagcgctGCTTCACACACTTTtaattttaacaatttaagcctttttcaatatttttgactggtaaattaaataaataacgacaataataataataatacatttattattaccatcattattattattattgttattattattgttactattattattactattattgttaCAATTATTATACCTTAATTATCAAAAATGTAGCCTAAGCAAGATAAAGAAATAGCAAAaagtattataaatattataaataaaatgttgatattgtaTGTCTTTCTCTATACACAGCTAGCTATTTGAATTTCTAACTATACATGATATTTTATGAgtaaaatgatattgcacagtatgatttacacctgagtagtactgATAGACAGTTGgtgtacagtaaagtgcagttCTTGTCAGTGTTTGGTGTGTATatgtaagtgtaagtggtctacagggagcagtgttggttgtggagtctgacagctgctggAAGGAAGGACTAGCTGGCTGCTGTAAATAACTGTCAGAAATTAATATTTAACAGTGGTTGCATTCTCACTTATCCATCATGTCAGATTGTTCACTGTAATATCTAATGAAGCAACCTGTCACAGCACCGAGCTAAACTAACCTAGCTCAGGTAACCTGTGTGGGTTCAAGTGACATTATTGTAGCTACAAGCTAACAGCGCTAGCTCACCACAGCTGGCTTGTAACTTGGGTGTAAACGACATAATAAACCAAATAACCATGgtaacaatatactgtatgagcgCTGTGTGTTGAGGATAGCAGTATGGTACCACGGTGGTGGTTGTATAAAGGAGCATTTACCTGTTTAGTGAGACAACTTGCTCTGGTTCCTCCTGTTCTGCCACAGAGGTTGATGACGCAGCGACACTGAACGTCAACACCTCAAAACACAACCTGACGTCATCACGTAAAACACGCCAAACTGGACGTGCCACCACGTGTCAGAGAATAAACCATGCTaaactttgtttttatgtttttacagaGCAAATCATGTTGTCTATGTGAAAGCAGTACATCTTAAATATGAGACTAAGACATAAACACTATGAATGAACTCTGTGTTCGTCCATATCACCTAAAGGGGGATACTTTAGCAACTGTAAACGACTGTGATTGGCTCATTGGTAGAGGCGTGGATGTTGGGGGAGTGGCTGTATTCATAGTTCAGTTCCTAGAATAAAACAGTTGCAGGATGACAGTAGCTGCCAATTTTCCATTAAGGTCAGCCCTCCATTCCCGACAGCAGACACAATAAGCACTTCAATTGTTCTCATagcagtactcctgtctgctacTCAGAGATGAGTTGTCTGAGCATTTAAAAAGTTTAAGTGCAGGAGGCCAATTCGATTTTTCAACGCTACCATTTTCCGTAAGTGCAAACATGGCattatggaggaccacaagtgtcacgtaaatagtaataaagcatttaattgataaaCAACTAATTATACAATAAAGATAGCCATAGATAAATTTGTTTACAATATACATTTGTAAATTCTTTTTAGAATTCctctttttattgcccattaaaatgtcaaacaatgaactactttgtaatttagactttttattcatagattaaaaaaatacatttgtaaagaAATTTGTgaatgcctatttttattgtacaattagttaataatcaattaaatgctttattactatttacatgactcttgtggtcctccatatgGCATAACAGAACCAGAAAGATCAAAAGAGCATTCAATAAAATAAACCTCCATGAAAAACGAAGAGAACTTCGGATTCATTAGTATCAGGTTTTTTGACAAACAAATCTTTTAGTCCAccgtatttatttgacagcggtagttactttgcagataaaATTTTACATATGGTCAGCTCATATATACAGCATGATACATTACACAGTGCAACAATAAGCTgtgttaaaattagctccatctGTACCAGCTACAACATGTAATTTACATGTTCAAGGTAGTGATTTAGTGACTGAGTTTTGTACTTCAGTAAAGTTGAGGGGACTAACAagacatacatttttaaaataattgtgAAAAACAAAGCAGCAGAGCCTGAGATACCTTGACTTTTAGTCTTAAATATGGGTCAAGCCTAAAAAACACTGGATGACAGTGTTTTTTGTTACACCGCTACTGCCTGGTAAATGCCCATGTCTTTCAAACTCCAGGACCCATGTTACACAGGCTTAAACATTTGTCACATATTTTCTAAACTCCTTCCAGAGGCACAGATGACATTATACAACTGTGTTCACAGGTTTACAGTGATGTTTGTGAGTAAACTGAACTTGAAGTTTATTTTTGGTCTTCCACTCCTAGAGGGCTTGAAGCTGAGacctcttgtggatccaatgagcagAGTGGGTGGTTTCTTTCGTGAGACCATTTCTTAAAATTTGAACTCACTGTATAAATTGACCTGTGGTGATCTCATGAAACTTGCaactgagcagtttccagaacagaagtgctcgccatccaaatgctgaaaaatacaattcttgcagaaatttccagatgtcaaaag from Sebastes fasciatus isolate fSebFas1 chromosome 13, fSebFas1.pri, whole genome shotgun sequence encodes the following:
- the LOC141780426 gene encoding glutaryl-CoA dehydrogenase, mitochondrial-like; amino-acid sequence: MALRGAVCRLLVNPHRCAFISASRAQATAAPARRDAEKTEQKSKAPKVQFDWRDALNLEGQLTEEEIMIRDSFRTYCQEKLMPRILMANRNEVFHREIVSEMGEMGVLGPTIKGYGCAGTSYVAYGLIAREVERVDSGYRSVMSVQSSLVMHPINAYGTEEQKQKYLPKLARGEILGCFGLTEPNHGSDPSGMETRAKYNQSSRTYSLTGSKTWITNSPEADIAVVWAKCDDGNIRGFILERGMKGLSTPKIEGKFSLRASATGMIVMDEVEVPEENLLPNVSGLKGPFGCLNNARYGIAWGALGAAEFCFHAARQYTLDRIQFGVPLARNQLMQKKMADMLTEITIGLQSCLQLGRLIDAKRAAPDMISMLKRNSCGKALDIARQARDMLGGNGISDEYHIIRHVMNLEAVNTYEGTHDIHALILGRAITGLQSFTVDK